The DNA segment ggggcctgtagatgactcccattagggtctttttacccttacaattcctcaactatatccatactgattctacatctcctgattctatgtcaccccttgcaagggagtgaatatcattcctcaccaacagagcgaccccaccccctctgcccacctgtctgccttttctatacgttgtgtacccctgaatattcagctcccagccctggtcctcttgtagccatgtctcagtgattcccacaacatcatacttgccaatgtctaactgagcctcaagctcatccactttgtttcttatatttcgcgcatttaaatacaacactttaacttcggtatttacctcccctctcacaccggtcacaattggccctgaccttactctcatatcccttctagaacttcccttcccattcatacgagtcctttacagtttctcctgtattcgcttcccctttaactccatctccatattcccaatttgtcaacccctccccccccactacttagtttaaagccacacttgtagcctTGTGCTTGcctacacttgccttcattgctcgggGCAACTGAGCACAAGACTCAGGGTGTCATGATGCACTTCCATGGCTCGAAAACACACACTGCGCAATTCCTGAAGCATTCACTAATATTCCCAGAATAAATATCCTTCAGCAGTCGAGACATCTTTATTCTCCCCGCTCCAAATGTGGTCGAAGTTTCACATTCCCATCACCATCGTATCAACGTCAAATgtctttagtgtagtttagtttagtgatacagtgtggaaacaggcccttcggcccaccgggtccgcgccgcccagcgatccccgcacactaacactatcctacacccactagggaccattttttacatttataccaagccgattaacttacaaacctgcacgtctttggagtgtgggaggaaaccgaagatctcgggagaaaacccacgcaggtcacggggagaatgtacaaactccgcacagacggcgcccgtagtcaggattgaacccaggactccggcgctgcattcgctgtaaagcggcaactctaccgctgcgccaccgtgaccgccctaatgtCCCATCAGATCAGATGGGATAAGAAGAAAGGGCGGAAAAGTGGCTCAACtgggagagccactgcctcacagcgccagagaccggcgtACGATCCtgccctctggtgctgtctgtgtggagtttgcacgttctccccgtgacctgcgtgcgtttcctccggtttcctcccacatcccaaagacgtgcgggttgatgGATTCTCCCAAAGATGTCctgtccaagctagtcccatctacccACCTATAGcccccatccctctaaacctctctgggtgtcctagtgcatcagtcactgaaaggaagcatgcaggtacagcaggcagtgaagaaagccaatggaatgttggccttcataacaagaggagttgagtataggagcaaagaggtcctgcagttgtacagggccctattgagaccacacctggagtactgtgtgcagttttggtctccaaatttgaggaaggatattcttgctattgagggcgtgcagcgtaggtttactaggttaattcccggaatggcgggactgtcatatgttgaaagactggagcgactaggattgtatacactggaatttagaaggatgatatatcgaaacatataagattattaaggggctggacacgttagaggcaggaaacatgttcccaatgttgggggagtccagaaccaggggccacagtttaagaataaggggtaggccatttagaacggagatgagaaaaaactttttcagtcagagagttgtgaatctgtggaattctttgcctcagaaggcagtggaagccaattctctgaatgcattcaagagagagctagatagagctcttaaggatagcggagtcagggggtatggggagaaggcaggaatggggtactgattgagaatgatcggccatgatcacgttgaatggcggtgctgactcgaagggccgaatggcctccttttgcacctattgcctattgtctgttgtctatcgtctatcCATGGACCAGTccacaagggttgccaactgtcccgtattagccgggacatcccgtatattgggctacatTAGTTTatcccgtgttagtagggttgccaacttcctcactcccaaatacgggacaaagggtgacgtcaccgccccgcgccccacgtgacctcacccagccagcggccacgtgctcccgctccaccaatggcggccgccataaGCTGGAGGTTGCTGAAGAGGCAGGTTCACTGGGAATTCTGCAGTGGGATGGAATGGGAATAACGTTCATCTGGGATGTACACGTCGAACAGAGCCGTTGGATTCAGAGTGCACGGCCATTTTTTTTGAAAAATCAATTTATTCAGCAACATCTTtacaataacatttttttttaaatggagacaATCTTCAGTGGACATTTTGGAGTCACAGTCGGGTTGCCaacggtcccgtattagccgggacattgaattggtttgtcccgtacgggaccgcccttgtcccgtattagtacggttgccaacttcctcactaccaaataagggacaaaggtcaccctttgtcccgtatttgggagcgaggaagttggcaaccccccgAGTcctggagtcaaacagcatggaagcgggcccttcggcccatcgagtccgtgccagcaCCCATTCGCACCAATCCTGTACTAACCCAATGTTATTCTCCCTGCGTTTTCCTCTCAGCTCCCGCCTCCCTCCACgtttccacccatcactcacACGCCAGGGGCTGATTATCCCACCGGCCGGCACGCCCCTGAAATGTCGGCCtcgaggggcactgggagagccGACAGACTCCACAAAGGCAGAAgccgagggcaggattgaaccggggtccctGGAGCAGAGAGGCAGATGGGCCACtcgtccccccctctcttctcaccCTGGTTCATGTGTCATGTGCACGTACACCTCTGATTGCTGGCCCTCTACAAACTAGGCCTCTGTTCAGCCCTCCAGTCAGCCTctggatggttggataaaggccagagatgttaAGACAGAAGgtcatggagtgacacagtgtggaaacaggcccttcggcccaacttgcccaccccggccaacatgccccagctacactagtcccacctgcctgcatttgtcccatatccctctaaacccgtcctatccatctacctgtccaactgtttcctaaacattgtgatagtcccagcctcaactacctcctccggcagctagttccatacacccaccaccctctgtgtgtaaaaaaagtcacccctcagattcctattaaatctttcccccccctcaccttaaacccatgccctctggtcctcgattcccctactctgggcaagagactctacccgatccattcctctactGATATTGTACActggagtgtggtcagggtggacaAGGAGGATGTTATGGGGCCCGAGAGAGGATtgtgggtggaaggagggggagaggggagagatggatgcAAGtctaggtggagagagaggggtcggaagaagtcacccgttccttcgctccagagatgctgcctgacgcgctgagttactccagcactttgtgtcttttctttgtgtgtaaaccagcacctgcagttccttgtgcgtaGTGAGGTGACCCGGCAGCTCAGTTTTTAAgccctcagttcagttcagagattcagcggggaaacaggcccttcgagtccgtgccggaaccagcgatccccgcacactaacacaaccccacacacccactagggacaattctttttacatttgcccagtcaattaacctacaaacctgcacgtctttggagcgtgggaggaaaccgaagatctcggtgaaaacccacgcaggtcacggggagaacgtacaaactccgtacagacggtgcccgtagtcgggatggaacccgggtctccggcgctgtgaggcggcaactctaccgccccgccaccgtgcccgccccttTAGTctgtggcgccgtgaggcagcatctctaccagttgCCAGCGAGGGGAGCGTTGGTGGGTCCGGGCGGGCTAGCAGCGGAGGCCGGGCTGCCGTAGCGCCCTCCAGAGGCGTGTGGTCTGCTGCGGGCCGCGCTGGTGCACCAGCATCACCCCGGCGTGGGCGCACGGGCGGTCGCGGTCCTGCGGGCGGATGTCGAAGGTGTGGAAGTCCTGGTGGTGGAGGGGCTGCACGCCCAGCGCGCTGAAGCACATGCCCGTGAACACGTCGTCGATGGGGTAGAAGGGGAGGAGGTGCGAGGCGGCGTAGAGCGCTGGCGCCAGGCGCCCGGAGTAGATGAAGCCCCCGCCGCCTGTGTAGGGCGGGTACGCACCGTCGTAGAACGACAGCGGCACGTTGTACTTGCTCTGGGCGTTACGCAGCGGCGTGGCGTCCTTGATCATCTGCCCCACGTACACGTCCCCGCTGCCGTTGAGGGAGCGCAGGTAGTCCAGGACCACCGGGGTGTTGAGGAACACGTCGTCGTCGCCTTTGAAGACGTAGCGGGCGCGGGGGCAGCGCGCCGCGGCCCAGCCCAGGAACAGGTGGTCCTTCAGCGTCAGGTTGAACAGCGAGTCCCTGAAGTCCCACTGCAGGATGTCCCCGTGGATCTTGTCCTCCGTGCCCACCAAGGGCTGCAGGTCGGGACCCTGCCCCAGGTCGTCCGCCGACCCCAGGAGGAAGACGGTTCTCACCTGGGCATCGCCCCATGCCCGCTCCTTGCCCCAAGTCTCTCGGATGGCCTGGCGGCGCTCAAAGTTGcccggcatggacttgatggccaGCAGAAGGAAGATGTCGCCATTGCCATTGCCGCCATTGTTGCCGCCATCGTTGCCACCATCGTTGCCGCCATCGCCGCACTTGTCCGGTTGGTCGATCAGCTGCCGCTGGTCCCGGCAGTCCATGTAGCGCATAAAGTCGCGGTGGGGCAGCGAGTAGGAAGCCGCGTCGTGGATCTCCGCCTCCACGTCCACCGGCCGGCAGCCCCGCGGGGGGGCGTAGTCGGTGGCCCCGCCCAGCCGCAGCGATGCCAGGCTCCGCAGCGCCCCGTGCAGCCGCCGGTTCCAGAAACTCGCCCGCACCGGCACGAAGCCGCCGAAGGCCGCGGAGATGTTGAGCAGGGCGATGGACTGGGGCCTGGAGGGGGACGCGCCACGCTTCCCCTGCACCGGGCTGTAGGAGCCTGACACGACAGGCCGCAGAGCCGGGAAACTCAGCCCGCTCCCTGGGTACCAGTACAGGGCAATGTTCATGAATCCACACCCCAGCAACACCAGCACGCCTGTCTGCAGCTTAGAAAatcccatctcctcctcctcctcctcctcctgaaaCAAGAAGGGGGAAGCCATTACATGGACGAAtgtatgaatggatgaatgaattcttgctattgagggcgtgcagcgtagatttactaggttaattcccggaatggcgggactgtcatatgttgaaagactggagcgactaggcttgtatacactggaatttagaaggatgagaggggatcttatcgaaacgtataagattattaaggggttggacacgttagaggcaggaaacatgttcccaatgttgggggagtccagaaccaggggccacagtttaagaataagggggtaggccatttagaacggagatgaggaaaaacttcttcagtcagagagttgtgaatctgtggaattctctgcctcagaaggcagtggaggccaattctctgaacgcattcaagagagagctagataaagctcttaaggatagtggagtcagggggtatgggtagaaggcaggaacgttgtactgattaagaatgatcagccatgatcacattgaatggcggtgctggctcgaaggcccgaatggcctcctcctgcacctattgtctattgtctattgaatgagtgaatgaatgaaaaatgtttttcatcatctccgttctaaatggccgaccccgtattcttaaactgtggcccctggttctggactcccccaacattgggaacatgttatagaGACGTAtgtaattataaaaggactggacaagctaggtgcaggaaaaatgttcccaatgttgggcgagtccagaaccaggggccacacagtctaagaataaagcggaggccatttaaaactgaggtgagaaggaactttttcacccagagagttgtgaatttgtggaattctctgccacagagggcagtggaggccaaatcactggatggatttaagagagagttagatagagctttgggggctagtggaatcaagggatatggggagaaggcaggcacgggttactgattgaaaatgatcagccatgatcacaatgaatggtggtgctggctagaagggccgaatggcctcctcctgcacctattgtctattgtctacaactcCTGACACTAAGGGTCGCCAACTGTTAttagtattagccgggacatcccgtattttgggctaaatgagtttgtcccgtatgggacagctcttgtcccgtattagtagggtggccaacttcctcactcccaaagatactagaggagcaagatagaccactcgaccctaaaaaccgtagtacgtcacggcggccattttagtcggcagaaacttgcagaaacattttaaaagaaaaataacaaaaatctgtgagttggtagatgagatatattctgcattttaatggtatcatcacacatactgttccccacaacactgattacactgcgagaggcgggtttgcttactaaaatggcggacgtcacgctcctttgcgtactacacttcagtattggGCGATATCGATGGAGCGGTCCatattgctcctctagtatctttgcacgggaccgcccttgtcccgtattagtagggttgccaacttcctcgctcccaaatcaccgtcaccgccccgcgccccacgtgacctcacccagccagcggccacgtgctcccgctccgccaatggccgccggaagttggcaaccctacctgacacccgtactaatcaagaatctgtaaatctccACCTGAGAAACATTCTTTGCTGTGGcttccacggccgtctgtggcattgaattccacagattcacctggctaaagaaattcctcctcatctccttcctaaaagaacgtcctttaagtctgaggctgtgccctctagtcctagactctaccactagtggaaacatcctctccacatccactctatcaggccgctcactattctgtacgtttcaatgaggtcccccctcatccttctaaactccagtgagtacaggcccagtgctgacaaacgctcatcatatataaACCCACTCGTCCCTGTGAATAGCATCGTAAATCAACAGTTATGTACATGTGTCTCATGCCATTGATGTTACATAAACCCTCGATATAATGGACCGTAGATGACGAAGcgttgtaggagggaactgcaggtgctggtttaaaccgaagatagacacaaagtgctggagtaactcagcgggtcaggcagcatctcaggagagaaggaatgggtgacgtttcgggtcgagacccttcttcagactaggttaattcccggaatggcaggactgtcatacgttgaaagactggagcgactaggtttgtatacactggaatttagaaggattattaaggggttggacacgttagaggcaggaaacgtgttcccaatgttgggggagtccagaacaaggggccacacagtttaagaataaggggtcggccatttagaacggagatgaggaaaaaccttttcagtcagagagttgtgaatctgtggaattctctgcctcagaaggcagtggaggccagttctctgaatgcattcaagagagaactagatagagctcttaaggatagcggagtcagggggtatggggagaaggcagaaacggggtactgattgagaatgatcagccatgatcacattgaatggcggtgctggctcgaagggccgaatggcctcctcctgcacctattgtctattgtctattgaaacattccCCTCAAAAGGAAAAAGAGCCTTTGACTATTTTTCAGGCGGAAGTAGATCAACTTTGTGATAAGCAatgggtcgagttgctgcctcacggcgtcagagacccgggttccatcctgaccacaggtgcagtctgtgctggtgtttgcacgttctcccagtgttgggctttctccgggtgctccggtttcctcccacgcttcaaagacgtgggggagagggggaagagagagagagggggagagagagagagtgggggagagagcgagtgggggagagagagagagtgggggagagagagagagtgggggagagagagagagggggaagagagaaagtgggggagagagagaaagtgggggagagagagagagtgggggagagagagagtgggggaagagagagttggggaagagagagaaagagggggaagagagagagtgggggaagagagagagtgggggaagagagagagtgggggaagagagagaaagagggggggaagagagagagtgggggggagagagacagtggggggagagagagagtgggggagagagagagagggggaagagagagagtgggggagagagagagtgggggagagagagagggggagggggaagagagagagtgggggagagagagaaagagggggaagagagagagtgggggagagagagagaggggggaagagagagaaagagggggggaagagagagagaggggggagagagagagagagagagggggagagagagaggggggaagagagagagaggggggagagagagagggggaagatggagagtgggggagagagagagggggtaagagagagaaagagggggggaagagagagagagtgggggagagagagggggaagagagagagagtgggggagagagagggggaagagagagagagtgggggagagagagagagagagagagggggagagagagggggaagagagagagagtgggagagagagaaagtgggagagagagagagggggaagagagagaaagagggggggaagagagagagagggggggagagagagagagagggggagagagagggggggaagatggagagtgggggagagagagaggggggaagagagagaaagagggggggaagagagagagagtgggggagagagagggggaagagagagagagtgggggagagagagggggaagagagagagagtgggggagagagagagagagggggggagagagagagtgggggagagagagggggaggggaagagagagagtgggggggaagagagagagtgggggggaagagagagagaggggggagagagagagtgggagagagagtgggggagagagagagtgggggagagggagagggagaggaagaggggggcagAATGAAAGTGTGTACTGGAGGACAGGTTGCAGGAGGCTCACTTACCTGTGTACCTTCTGTCGGTCTGCCTCACTGTTACACACACAGGTAGGCGAGGGTCCCGTCCTGTCCCGTCCTGTCCCGTCCTGTCCCACCAGTGCAGCACCAgggtgggagtgagagggggagatcaGCGCCCGGGTCCCATTGCGACTGAACCAGGCTGTGTGTCACTGCTCAGCCCCAATGCCTCTGCTCCACTGGACAGTCGGGACTGTCACACTctacaccacacactctacaccacacacacacacacagctctcAGTGATCACACCCCTCCCTACAACCTTCCTTTAACCCCTTCCCTCCCGCCGGCTAACCTCACTCCCCCATTCACAACACAAGCCCGACACTCGCAacatcactcacacacacacacacacacatatatacacacacacacacacacacacacacacacacacacacacacacactcacacacacacacacacacacacacacacacacacacactcacacacacacactcacacacacacacacacacacacactcacacacacacacacatatatacacacacacatatatacacacacacacacacacacacacacacacacacacacacacactcacacacacacactcacacacacacacacacacacacatatatacacacacacacactcacactcacacacacacactcacactcacacacacacactcacacacacacacacatatatacacacacacacacacactgaggtttattgcagccgcaatattcgaatacagagttaaacaacaaggtaaaggacaaccatcaaaaacttactgtcttcttcgaagacttcgccgaactagcTATTTCGGgagccaaacgcgcacatgaccacgctggccaatcagcgatgtcgctctctggaccaatccccatggtcgcgttcacacgtgacctcgctggccaatccgagggttcgacgacctggaccattctctatggtcgctacatgacccccccccagaacccgaggtgcggaacctagcagggagccggatttcgcgaccataacgagtacggagagggacagcctgaaccacaggagccgggggttccggacttggcggaacagccggaacgggaggtcctggaggaactaccaggaacggggggtcctggaggaactgccggaacggggggtcctggaggaactgtcggaacggggggtcctggaggaactgccggaacggggggtcctggaggaactgccggaacggggggtcctggaggaactgtcggaacggggggtcctggactgagcggaactaacagaggtcggcctctcctaggggtttgaccgaccaggactggttgatccggatccaaatgtgcaggtttgagccgggacaccgagacgagctcactcttgccgcacatgtctaaggtgaaggtagccgttcccttacgcaaaacccggaacggcccttgatagaccctctgcaacggggcgcgatgggaatctttacgcagaaaaacaaactcacagtccttcagggaaggcggttcatgtaccatgggacacccatgacgtgaagtcggaactggagccagggagcccacccgttcccggagagatgctaacactgatgggactgtaggcagctggtctgaagggtccggaaacagatctccgggtactcgaagtgtcgagccatatactagctctgcggacgacgcaccgagatctagcttaggagcagtccggatgcccaaaagaacccaagggagctggtctacccagtccaggccttcaagccttgcactgagggacgccttaagttggcggtggaacctttctacgagtccatttgcctgggggtgatatgcagtcgtgggttgtaacttggacccgtacagttctgcgagcgcggcccagagggacgaagtgaactgtggccctctgtcagtggtaataactgccgggaccccgaaacgagctacccaatgaagggtcaaagtcctagcacaagacgctgacgaaatatcagacaatgggaaagcctctggccaccgggtgaaccgatccaccaccgtgaggaggtgggtgtagccccgggaggaaggcaaaggaccgaccaaatccacgtggatgtggaaaaaacgaacagccgggacctcgaaatcctgtacggggggctggacatggcgctggactttagcggtctgacagggaacgcaggcacacgcccaacccgctacctgtttccgtaggccatgccagacaaaccgagctgctaccaaagcagaggtggagcggatggacgggtgcgccagcccatgaatggcatcgaaaacccggcgctgaagggagggcggtactaccggcctgggacggggaagagaaacatcgcaccagacttttgtgccttctgacc comes from the Rhinoraja longicauda isolate Sanriku21f chromosome 41, sRhiLon1.1, whole genome shotgun sequence genome and includes:
- the LOC144611694 gene encoding N-acetyllactosaminide beta-1,3-N-acetylglucosaminyltransferase 2-like codes for the protein MGFSKLQTGVLVLLGCGFMNIALYWYPGSGLSFPALRPVVSGSYSPVQGKRGASPSRPQSIALLNISAAFGGFVPVRASFWNRRLHGALRSLASLRLGGATDYAPPRGCRPVDVEAEIHDAASYSLPHRDFMRYMDCRDQRQLIDQPDKCGDGGNDGGNDGGNNGGNGNGDIFLLLAIKSMPGNFERRQAIRETWGKERAWGDAQVRTVFLLGSADDLGQGPDLQPLVGTEDKIHGDILQWDFRDSLFNLTLKDHLFLGWAAARCPRARYVFKGDDDVFLNTPVVLDYLRSLNGSGDVYVGQMIKDATPLRNAQSKYNVPLSFYDGAYPPYTGGGGFIYSGRLAPALYAASHLLPFYPIDDVFTGMCFSALGVQPLHHQDFHTFDIRPQDRDRPCAHAGVMLVHQRGPQQTTRLWRALRQPGLRC